One window from the genome of Asterias amurensis chromosome 12, ASM3211899v1 encodes:
- the LOC139944801 gene encoding uncharacterized protein, translated as MSRELGEDSGTEVISMDVNDGDPGQDEANVDECSHSLDSGPEEIHKNAEETNEGAEEATDGTDQTLRLEVYSDDANDSTPVTVDEPSVSVPFSKAEMKKNVSSKGKTIVKQKKVLRHAHSSHIEIRIEEDSIGSEDDKTRQESSLEDVDNGSVLNIEVSCSNNAASENGDLDNGKVYSSVLFSCNKCSFCTSKLSELKLHALTEQHETVDTSENELDDDNDSDENLRIEYACSKCSFQTNRFLTYREHLLTHTKISGNELFKCLDCEYTTRHKYNLKTHLKRHTKIEELCEDEVFRCEKCDYVSPYKHDLMTHMKKHDPEKPFQCTECDFMSIYKHSLIHHMRSKHEKLRPFKCDQCDYCSARKQDLATHMGRHAVVKKFKCDRCDYATPYRVSFKAHMDRHLGNKLFKCEHEGCEFATTTKQNLKSHELRHATVKPLKCTLCDFSATHRQQMINHEVKHGLSDGVTRTYKCISCEYTTGHRYSLQRHMKRHKADRKMPDKDFICSMCGYSTGYKNSLKRHMAKHSDVKPFKCGHCEYSAINMTQMHVHIAKHTGIKPFKCDLCTYATANKQHLVGHMAKHSTVRLNCTKCEFSTAWKQRLRAHLKAHEMGTLHQKKDSEANAGSEQEDARRDGGDEGTSDKDQALSEISSAIEDFQKNHTKESKDLIANNNVHENGSASDSDVEMRATTQIATACNKDGNLEQVGEVQLIDEDGNKMSATVQCINGKQTIEILVGNGIKQTVALKDLQKEGCQAFIWEQAEEADGTKHIRAVSPTKSNPESESEMSLLVIDEMDTV; from the exons atgtcaagagAATTAGGTGAAGACTCTGGGACTGAAGTTATAAGTATGGATGTCAACGATGGCGATCCGGGTCAAGATGAGGCAAACGTTGATGAATGCAGTCACTCATTAGACAGCGGGCCTGAGGAAATCCACAAGAATGCTGAGGAAACTAACGAGGGTGCTGAGGAAGCTACCGATGGTACAGACCAAACCTTGAGGCTAGAGGTCTACTCAGATGACGCAAATGATAGTACTCCTGTAACTGTTGACGAACCTTCTGTTTCCGTGCCCTTCTCAAAAGCCGAGATGAAGAAGAATGTCTCCTCGAAAGGCAAGACCATTGTGAAGCAGAAGAAGGTGTTGAGGCACGCCCATTCATCCCATATAGAGATCAGGATCGAAGAGGACAGCATTGGGTCCGAAGATGATAAGACCAGACAGGAAAGTTCACTTGAAGATGTCGACAACGGCAGCGTTTTGAATATAGAGGTCAGCTGCTCAAATAATGCCGCAAGTGAAAATGGGGATCTTGATAACGGGAAGGTCTACAGCTCCGTCTTGTTCAGCTGTAATAAATGCAGCTTCTGTACGAGTAAACTCAGCGAATTAAAGCTTCACGCTCTGACGGAGCAGCATGAGACTGTAGACACATCTGAGAATGAACTTGATGATGATAACGATTCGGATGAGAACCTTCGGATAGAATACGCCTGCTCAAAGTGTTCCTTCCAAACAAACCGCTTCCTCACCTATAGGGAGCATCTGCTGACTCACACAAAAATCAGCGGCAACGAGCTCTTCAAATGCCTGGACTGCGAATACACGACTCGCCATAAGTACAACCTCAAGACACACTTGAAGAGGCACACCAAGATCGAAGAGCTGTGCGAGGACGAAGTTTTCCGCTGCGAGAAGTGCGACTACGTTTCCCCGTACAAGCATGACTTGATGACCCACATGAAGAAACATGATCCTGAGAAGCCGTTCCAGTGCACGGAATGTGACTTTATGAGTATCTATAAGCACAGCTTGATACATCACATGAGGTCCAAACACGAGAAGCTACGACCGTTTAAGTGTGACCAGTGTGACTATTGCTCGGCACGGAAGCAGGATCTGGCTACACACATGGGCCGTCACGCAGTAGTGAAGAAGTTTAAGTGCGATCGTTGCGATTACGCCACACCCTACCGAGTCAGCTTCAAGGCCCACATGGACAGacacctcggtaacaaactttTTAAGTGTGAACACGAGGGATGTGAATTTGCCACCACCACGAAGCAGAACTTGAAATCTCATGAGCTACGACACGCCACAGTGAAACCCCTAAAATGTACCCTGTGTGATTTTTCTGCTACACATCGCCAAcag ATGATCAACCACGAGGTAAAGCATGGCTTGTCCGACGGAGTAACGCGAACCTACAAGTGTATCTCCTGTGAGTACACCACAGGGCACAGGTACAGTCTACAACGCCACATGAAGCGCCATAAAGCAGACCGCAAGATGCCGGACAAGGACTTCATATGCTCCATGTGTGGATACTCCACGGGGTACAAGAACAGTCTCAAGCGGCACATGGCTAAACATTCCGACGTCAAGCCGTTCAAGTGTGGACACTGCGAGTACTCAGCTATCAATATGACGCAGATGCATGTTCATATTGCAAAGCATACAG GAATAAAGCCATTCAAATGTGACTTGTGCACCTATGCAACCGCTAACAAGCAGCACCTGGTGGGTCACATGGCCAAGCACTCCACTGTACGTCTAAACTGCACAAAGTGCGAGTTCTCCACAGCCTGGAAGCAAAGACTGAGAGCCCACCTCAAGGCCCATGAGATGGGTACACTACATCAGAAGAAAGATTCCGAAGCAAACGCAGGAAGCGAACAG GAAGATGCCAGGAGGGATGGTGGGGACGAGGGAACATCAGATAAGGATCAAGCTCTGAGTGAAATCTCCAGCGCCATTGAGGACTTCCAGAAAAACCACACTAAAGAGTCAAAGGACCTCATAGCTAACAACAAT GTTCATGAAAACGGAAGTGCCTCGGATAGTGATGTTGAGATGCGTGCTACAACTCAAATAGCCACTGCTTGTAACAAGGACGGTAATCTTGAACAAGTTGGAGAG GTACAGCTCATAGACGAAGATGGGAACAAGATGTCGGCGACTGTCCAATGCATCAACGGGAAACAGACCATTGAAATCCTAGTGGGGAATGGCATCAAACAGACGGTTGCGCTGAAAGATCTTCAGAAAGAAGGCTGTCAAGCATTTA TATGGGAACAAGCAGAGGAGGCCGATGGGACGAAGCACATCCGGGCCGTGTCACCCACCAAGTCCAACCCAGAGTCAGAGAGTGAGATGTCACTGCTGGTCATCGACGAGATGGACACGGTGTGA